CCTCGCGCGACAGGCGAACGAGTTCGATCAGGTCTTTGGGCAGGCGCTCATCTTCCTCGACGATCTCCATCAGGCCCAGCACCGCCGCGATGGGGTTCTTGAGGTCGTGGACCAGCATGTGGACCAGCTGGTCGCGCACCCGCTCCTCGTGCTCCCAGTTGTCCAGCTTCTTGAGCAACACGGCGTTCTTATCCTGAAGCTCGCGCTGCTGCCGGGCACGGCCCAGCAGGGTGCCGATCAGGTGGGCCAGCGCTTCGGGCGCAGTGCTGTCGCTCATCAGGGCGTCGGCCCCAGCACTCAGCAGCGCGCCCAGACCCTGGGTGCCTACCGCCAGAAAATGGGTCGTCCCGAGGTCTTCACGGCCCCGCAGAATACTCAGCAGTTCACCCAGCGGCACAGCGGCGCTCAGATCGGTATACAGCACCACCGCGTCCGGCACCTGCTGGCGCGATTCACGCAGCAGCGTCTCGCCGTCGCGGCAATACACCACGTCCACCTGCGGCAGGCAACCGGCCAGGGCCACTGCCCGCGCTGAGTTGGAGGCCGCGACCAGCACAGTTGGCTTCACGGAATTCGCCATCGCCGCACATCATAGCGGCTCCCCGGAGAGCAGAGAGTAACAGGGACAAACACTTCAGGAATGGCGATCAGCGCGGCGCGCTCAGCCCGCTTCGGCGCAGCAGCGCCTCGGGATCGGGATTTCGGCCCATGAAGTCACGGTAGAGCTGCCCCGCGTCCACCGAGCCTCCGCGTGAGAGCAGCCGGTCCACGAATTCGCGCCCAGTCTGACGGTTGAAGACGCCCCCATCCTCGAAGCGGGAAAAAGCGTCGGCGTCGAGCACCTCGGCCCATTTGTAACTGTAGTAACCGCCCGCATAACCCACCGGGCTGGAGAACAGGTGTCCAAACTGGGCAATGAAGGCATTGTCCGGCAGCGGCGGCACCGGCGAGTAGCGGCTGATCACGTTGCGGGCGTAGGCCAGCACGTCGCCGTCGGTCTCGACGTACTCGGCGTGCAGCGACAGATCCACCGTACCGAAGCTGTACTGGCGCATGGCAGTGGCAGCGGCGCGGAAGTTGCGGGCGGCCAGCATCTTCTGGTAGAGGTCATCCGGCAGGGTCTCACCGGTCTGGTAATGGCGGGCGATCAGCGCCAGGCCCTCGGGTGTCCAGATCCAGTTCTCCATGATCTGCGAGGGCAACTCCACGAAGTCCCAGGCGACCCGCGTGCCGCTGAGCGACTGCACCAGCACCCGCGAGAGGGCGTGGTGCAACAGGTGGCCGAACTCGTGAAAGACCGTCTCAACCTCGCCCACCGACAGCAGAGAGGGAGTCTCACCCGAGGGTGGGTTGAGATTGCCGCACATCAGGCCCAGGTGCGGGGCGAAGCCGTCCTCACGGGGGCCGCCGGTATAGAGGCCATTCATCCACGCACCGCCACGCTTGCTGTCGCGCGGAAACCAGTCGGTGTAGAAGCTGGCGACGTGTTCGCCCGCCTCGTTCTGGATGTCGTAATACCTGACTTCCGGATGCCAGCCGGGGGCCTGCGCCTCCTTTACTGTGATGCCGAAGACCCGGTGGGTGATCTCGAACAAGCCAGCCATGACCTGGGCCATCGGGAAGTAAGGGCGCAGGGCCTCCTCATCGAAGTCGTAGCGCTCCTGGCGCAGCTTCTCGGCCCAGTACGAGATGTCCCAGGGAGCCAGATCGGGGGCAGCCTCACCCGACTGCTGGCGGTAAAACTCCAGCAACTCCTGATTCTCCCGCTCGAAGAAGGGCCGGGTGCGGGCTTCCAGGTCGCGCTCGAAGCTTAAAGCTGCCCCGGCACTGCCCGACATCCGGTCCACGGTCACCAGATCGGCAAAGGTGGCGAACCCCAGCAGCGCGGCCCGCTCGCGGCGCAGGCGCAGAATCTCGGGCAGCAGCTCACGGTTGTCACAGCCCTCGCCAATGCCGACCAGGTTGTTGGCGCGGCTGAGTTCCTCGCGCAGCAAACGGTCGTCGGCATAGGTCAGGACCGGTCCCAGCACCGGGCCGTGCAGGGTCAGACGGTGCTCGCCCGCATGCCCGTGCGCCTCGGCGTCGGCGGCAGTGGCCCCGATCAGGCGCGGCGGCACACCCGAGAGCCGCTCGGTACTCACGTACAGCTCGTAGGCCTTGATGCCGTCCATCACATTCTTGCCGAACTTGTTGGTCAGCTCGGCCAGCTTGACGTTGATCTCGGTGAGCCGGGCCTTGCCCGCGTCGTCGAGGTCTGCGCCGCCGCGCCGGAACTCGTCCACCGTCAGGGTCAGGAAGCGGGTCCACTCGGGGCTGAGGGTGGCCGCTGCTTCAGTCTTTTGAAAGCTCTTGAGCGCCGCCCAGAGGCCGGGGTGCAGCCCCAGCTCGGTGAAGAAGGTGCTGACCTTGGGCAAGATGGCCTCGTTGGCAGCCCGCCATGCGTCACTCGACACCACCGCGTTGAGGTGCCCCACGACCGTCTGCACCGCCGCGAGTTGCTGGCCGAGAATATCCAGCTCCTGCAAGAAGCCCTCGAACTGGCGCTCGGGAGCCTGGGCCAGCACGTCCAGATCGGCGCGGCCTTTTTTGATCAGCGCGTCCACGGCGCTCTCGGCATGCTCCGGCTTAATCTGGTCGAAGGGAATTTTGAAGCCCAAATTGAGTAGAGGGTTGCCGCTGGTCACGGGGTCGGAAACGGTCTGGGTCATGCCTGAAAGTATAAAAACCCAAAGTGAGAAGGACCGTGAAAAGTGCTTCAAGACGCAGCCTAGGCCAGATGGCTTAGAAGGCAGCTGACCATTCGGCAGGCGAAGTGGATAAGCGGTAGCAGGCAGATTGGAACATGACCTCTTCGTTGACCTGGCAAGTGCTTCACCCCCAGCCACTCCTGACCGGCGAGCTTTACGACGAGGTGGCCGCCTTTCTCGCGCTGGCAGGAGACAGGCCCGAAAGTGCTGAGCACCTGCGCCACTTTGATGAACAGCGCCCCGCCGGGCAGCACCACGCGCTGACACTGGCCCGCCTGGGCGACCAATTCGTCGGACTGGCCGAAACGCAGGTGCCGAGGTCGCACGACAGACCTGGCTGGTACGCCCTGAACCTCAGCGTGCATCCCGATTTTCAGAGCAGCGACCTGCCGGCAGAGTTGCTGCGCCGCGCCGAATCGCACCTGCCTTCAGATCGGCGTGTGGTGCTGAGCAATGTCATGGAGGGCGACTGGCAGGAATCTTTTTTGGTATCTGATTAGCGAGTTGTCCTGGTTCAACAGCGCAGGGACATCAGCATACCAACGGGATCCTGACCACGCAGGCGGGCGGTTTCCACCGTCGACTTGATGCGCATGTACGTGGTGGCTCCCCGTGCATTTTTACTGCACTGCGAGACTTTCCTGGCCATGACCACGGTTCTGAGACTGCGTTCGGCAGCATTGTTGGTCGGTGGAATTTCCGGATCCGACAGGAACAGCAGCACCCTTTCACGAAGGTGCTGTTCTAGAATCCCCAGGCGCAGCCGCTCGTTGGCCTTGGTCTTCAAGGGTGCACGCATCAGCACCTTTTCCAGGCGCAGGGTGAGGGACTCACCCTGCTGCCGATATTCTTCCCGGGTACACCATCCCTCGTCATAGCGCCGATGGAGCTTGATCCCGTCGCGGAACACCTGCGCCAGTCGGAGGCCGTATTCGTGTCCTCGACCGGGCCGCTGTTGTTCTCCGGCAGCGACCTCATCCGCGTTGCGGATGAGATGCGCCAGGCACTTCTGCTGCCTGACCTGATCGAGGTTCTTGCTGTCATAAACCTTGAATCGGTCGCAGACCAGTATGCCTTGGAAGGCGTCGCCCAGGACCTTTCGAAGCTCGATGTTGGTGTGCTGGTGGTTGGCGGTGAACAGCACGGTCTGGGCGCAACGGAAGGTGCTGACCCAGGCTTGACTGGTGCTGATCCGCCAGCCGGTATCGTCATGATGCACAAACGCGGCCGCGCGCAGATCAGCTTCCAGGGTCTGAACATGGGCTGCCAGGGGGCCTGCATCCTCAGCCAGCCGCTGTGCGTCCTGGGTCACTGCGCCCTGCGTGATGCGAATTCCGGTCGTCAACTGGAGCACCCGTGGCAACCGGCGCTGTGGGAGGCCGATTTCATGGTGCAGCACCTGAAGGCTGGCCTTCAGGCGTGGTCCGCAGCGGTGAGCCGTTGCCCCATATTGATCTGCTGCCAGGTCAGGATGCACGCCGCGCACCGTGCCACCACACGCAGGACACACCATCACCGGAACGTGATATTCCGTGAGCTGCTGAGCGCGCTCAGCAGCGAGTTCGGTGATCCAAGCTTTGTCCTGGCGCTTGAAGAGCAATTTGCCGCTGAATCCGCAAGCAGCGCAGGTATTTGGCGCACTGACCTCGATCACTTGAGTGATCTGTTCGGGTGTCGGTGCCTGCTTGTACGTGAAAAGCCCCTCTCCCGCACGGCGTCCTGGGGGTTTGGGATCAGCTTTACGGGTTTCACGACTGTGCGGTGCCGCGTACTTGCGGCTCTTACGCTCAAGGTCTTCAAGGCGCTTCTTCAGGCGTGCATTCTCAGCTTTGAGCGCGCGGTTTTCGGCTTCCAGCCGCTCGAACCGCTGAGCCTGCTGGCGGATAATCTCCAGCAGCTCCTGCTCCCTCAACGTCCCAGTCATCCACCACAGCTTAACGGCAGCACCCCCGTCCTTGGACGGGGGTGCTGGGGGCCGCTAATCAAATACCTTTTTTGAAAGCACACGGCTTCAGCGAACACGAACGGATGTGGACCAGCACGCTGAATTTGCAGACCTTCGACCCGGACAGATTTCAGCAGCACACCCAACGGGCGCGGGCGGCTGGGCTCAGTGTCTCGCCACTTTCGGAAGTGGCCGATTTGACGAGCGAACAGCAGCAACGCCGTCTCTACGCCCTGATGGTTCACCTGCTCTCTGAGGTGCCGTTCTCTGAGCCAGTCACACCCTGGCCCTTTGAGAACTGGCGAGAACGAATTCTGAATGCACCCGACTTTGACACGGACGGCTTTTTTGTGCTGCTCAGCCCGCAGGGAGAATGGACCGGCATCTGTGAACTCTACCGGCCTGATCCGGCGCGGCCCGGCACACTGCACCAGGGCCTGACCGGGGTGCAGCGCGAGTGGCGCGGCCTCGGCGGGGCCTGGCTACTCAAACTCACGGCGGCGGCGCGGGCCAGAGCGCAGGGTCACGCGGCGGCCAACACCAGCAACCACACCGACAACGCAGCGATGTTGGCGATCAACGAGCAGATGGGCTTCGTGCGGGAGAGGGCGCGGGTGGGGCTGCGACGAGAAAGAGAAGCCTGAATCAGCGCTGATTTTCCAGCAGCATCGCGTCCCCCAGACTGTAAAAGCGGTACTCCCCCGCCAGCGCCGCGTCGTAGGCCGCCTTGATCTTCGCCTCGCCCGCGAAGGCCGCGACCAGCAGCATCAGTGTGCTTCCTGGCAGATGCAGGTTGGTGATCAGCAGATCGGGGACGTTGACCGGCGTCCCCGGCGTGATGAAAATGCGGGTGTCGCCCTCGCCCGGCTGCACCACTGAGCCGTCCCAGGCGCTCTCCAGGGTGCGAACAGTGGTGGTGCCGACGGCCACGACGCGCCGGCCATCAGCTCTGGCCCGGTTGATGGCCGTCGCCGTTTCAGGAGTCACCGAATAGCGCTCGGCATGCATGACATGATCGGCGACGCTGCCCTGAACCGGCTTGAAGGTTCCGGCCCCGACGTGCAGGGTGACGGAAGCGCGTTCGATGCCACGCTCGTCTAATCTGCTCAGCAGTTCCGGCGTGAAATGCAGCCCAGCCGTGGGCGCGGCCACGCTGCCGTCGTCACGGGCATAGACCGTCTGGTAGCGCTCACGCCACACCCGGTCATCGTCCCCGGCGGCGATATAGGGCGGCAGCGGCAAACGCCCGATCCCGTCCAGATACAGCTTGATGTCGGCCTCGAAACGCAGCAGGCGCGCTCCGTCGTCCAGCACGCCGACGACTTCGGCTCGGTGCTCGCCCAGCCACAGTTCGTTGCCAGCGCGGCGGGCGGGCTTGAGGTAGGCGCTCCATACATTCGCCTCCTCCTCGCGCAGCAGCAGCACCTCGATCATTCCGCCGCCCTGCCCGCCCCTGACTGGCTTGCGGGCCATCACGCGGGCCGGAATTACACGCGACTGGTTGAACACCAGCAAGTCGCCGGGGCGCAACAGGCCGGGCAGTTCATTGAAAATGCGGTGCTGAACGCTCTCTCTCACCACCATCAGCTTGCTGCTGTCGCGCGGCTCGGCCCCCGTCTGGGCAATCCGGGCTTCGGGCAGCTCGAAGTTCAGCCGCGTCAGGACCGCGTCAGCAGATTCGGAAGCACCCACGCGGCTCAGACCGGCGCGGGCTTTGGGACGCGGGCAGGCATCAGGGCCTCGTCCACGTCCGGCAGATGGGTGAACTTGTCGGCGGCGTCGATGAGTTTCTGGGCAGTGTGTTCGCGGAAGGCGATCACTTCCACCCGCTTGCCACGCTCCTGCAAGAGTTCAACGATGTCGGTAAAGTCGCCGTCGCCGCTGCCCAGCACGACAATGTCCAGGTGGTCCATCAACCGCACCATGTCGGCCACCATGCCCATGTCCCAGTTGCCTTCCCAGATGGCCTTGCCGCTGTCGGTGACGTGGTGCAGGGCCAGGGTCATGCGCCGCACCTTGTAGCCCAGCGCCGAGAGCTTGTAGATAAAGGGACGCGAGGTGCTCTCGCCGTCCTTTTCAACGGTGTAAGCGATGGCGTGAATGAGTTCACGGTCTTTCTGGGCAATATTGAGCAGCGTCTCGAAATTGACAGTGCGGTCGGCCAGATCGCGGGCCGAGTGGTAGAGGTTCTGGGTATCTATAAACAGACCGATTCTGGGTTTGTGAACAACGTAATGCATGGTTCTCCAAAGGGGACGTTCTCAAAAAGGAACGGGCCAGGAGGCAGGGAACGCCGTAAAATGAAAGCAGGGCGCAGACGACGCGGTGCGGCCTGCCGAAAAAGTCGGTGGCCTTCACCGCCCAGCATCCTAATCCTCGCCGCCGCCGCCGCGCAAGCTGCGGCAACGAGCAGTGGAGCCGCCCTCAACTGCCTTTGGGCAGGTACTCCCCGATGCGGTGGGCCACCTTGCTGGCCGACATGCTGTTGAGCCACACCCGCCCCGGCCCCGAGAGGCGGGCAAAAAACAGCGCCTCGCCGGAGAAGATGATGTTGCGAAGCCCCTTCATCATCTGCACGTCGAAGGTCACACTCTGCTCGAACATGGCGACGTGGCCGGGTTCGACCAGCAGCGTTTCGCCCGCGTTGAGGTGGTATTCGATGGCGTCTCCGTCGAGTTCGGCGAAGGCCATGCCGGGGCCGGTCACGCTCTGCAGCACGAAGCCGTCGCCGCCGACCAGCCCGGCTCCGAAACGGCGGGTAAAGGTCACAGCCAGCGTCACACCCGCTTCCGCCGCCAGAAAAGCGTGCTTGTGCATGATGATGCTCTCGCCCGCGCCCAAGTCGAGCGGCACGATCTTGCCGGGGAAGTCGGTGGCAAAGGCGATCTGGCCCTCGCTGCGGGTGGCGAAATTGACCAGAAAAAGCGTCCCGCCGCCCACCATCCGGGCCAAGCCGGAGAGCAGCCCGCCGCCCCCACCACCGCTGTTCATGCCGGTATTCATCTCGACGGTGGCACTCATCCACGACATCCCACCCGCGTCGCTGAACATCCCGTGCCGGGTGTCGATATCCACGATCAGGGTCGGCTGGACAGTGCCGAAAATCCGGTAGTTCATGCCGCTCTTGGCTTCGCCGTCGATCTCCGCCGGATTGGGCAGGTCAGGAATCATAACCCAGTTTACATTCTGGAGGTAAAGGCATGATGAAGCAGCAGGGGCGGGCGGCAAGTTGCCCCGGCCCCGTGCCTTGTCTGGAGGCTTATTGCCTGCTGAACACCCACTGCTCGCCGCCCGCTCCGGTCAACGTCAGGGTTGCGCCCTGCACAGTGGCAGCGGCTCCAGCAGTCAGCAGTGGCGTGAGATTGGCAAACTGCGGCGGGCAGGCGATTTTAGTGGACATCACCGGCCCGGCGAACGTCAGGCGACCACTGGAGGTGTTGGCCTTGGCACTGAACTGGTTGCAGCCGTCGAAGCCGCTGATCTCGATGCCGCGCAGGGTAAACTGGGTGGCGCGGGTGTCGGGCGAGAGGCTCAGCCCGGCAGGTACGCCGGTCAGCAGCCAGGTGCCGTCGTACTTGCTGCGAATGCCCACAGTTGCCACCTCGCCGGTGCCCACATTCTGCCCGAAGGTCAAGCGGTCGGCACTGCCAGAAAACAGGGTCAGGGTCTGGTTGCCGGGCGTGCCGATGATCTCGAAGCGGTTGACCCGGCGCAGCAGCTTGAGGTACTGGGCTTCCAGGCCGTCCTGATAATCGGGGCAGGCGCGCAGGGTGGACGCCAGATTGCCGAAGCGCAGCACGTTCTGGCGGGCCACATAGGAGCCGCCGAAGTTGTTGCAGCCGCTCGACCCCGTCACCCGCTTGCCGTCGAAGCTGAGGGTCGGGCGCTGGGCAGCGCTGCCGGGCCGGGTCGTCTGGCCGTTCTCGGTGAGCGATACCAGGCTGTAGCCGCCAATCGGCACGCTGTTGTCGGGCGCGGCAGTGGTGGGCGGCGTGAAGGTGCCGGGCTGGGTCACCGGCGTGGCCGTCTGGGCCAGACTGGATGACAGCGGGCTGGACGTACCGAGGGCCAGGGCCAGCAGGGGCAGCAGCAAACGTGAACGGGTCATAAGGTCAGTCTGACGAATGCAGGTGACGGGCGGATGACCGGGGCGCTTGGGCAGTCCTCATCAAGCGCCGCCGCTGACCTGGGCGGGGAAGATTCAGAGCATCCGCCCAAAGCCCACCGTCTGCCCGTCCGTGACACTCAGGGGAGACGAATCCGGCAGGCTGACGCTCAGCTCTCCCCCGCCCAGGTCAGCGGCGGCGCTCAGCAGCGGCGCGTCCACCGCCTCATCGAGGGTGCCCCACAGATGCGCTCCGCACGGCTGCCACAACAGCGCGCCCACCGGCTCACTGCCCGCATAAGCCAGCAGGAGTACGGCGTCGGGCAAGCCTTCCAGGCGGGCAGCCAGGTGCCGGGCGATCGGCGCGGCCCACTCGGCCTGCCCGTAGGCCTCGGCCAGCACATCCGCCCAGCGCGGCAGGTGCAGGCGCGAGGTCTGCTCGACTTGAATGGCACTCGGCCCAGCTGCTGCTCGCCATGCGCCCACCCGCAACGTGCCTGCGTCGCCCGCCGACCCAAGGCGCACCCGCAGCGGCGGCAGGTCGTGTTGCTCGGCCCAGTCGCGGGCGGCTGCCATCACGCTTTCGTCCGCGTCTTCAGATAGATAGGCCGCGTTCGCGCCCAGCAGGTTGGTGCCGGGGGCCAGCAGCGATTCGCCGCCTGCCCAGCCGTGCGAGAAGGTGCAGAGCGGACGGTAATAGTCGAGCAGGTTCTGGACGGCAGACGGCAACATGACTTGGCAGTCTAACTGGCCCAAAGCTGAAGGGCCCAAGGACTCATCCCTGGACCCTTCGGCCTCCGCTCAAACCCGCTTCAGTCCATGGCGCTGGCGAGGGTCAGTTCCGACTGGGTGGCCTGCGCCCCCAGGCCGCGCAGGCGCTCGGCGAAGCGCTCGTAACCCCGGTTGATGTACTGCATCCCGTCAATGATGGTTTCACCCTCGGCGGCCAGCGCGGCGACCACCAGCGCGCCCCCGGCACGGATGTCGGCGGCCTTGACGGGTGCGCCGTGCATGTGCCCGTGCCCACCCTGAATGATCTGGGTGTGCTCACTGACGGTAATCTGCGCGCCCATGCGCTTGAGTTCGACCACATGGGTCAGGCGGTCAGGGTAGATCTTGTCCACCATCACGCTGGTGCCGGGCACCGTCGCCAGTAAGGCGCTCATCTGCGGCTGCACATCGGTGGGAAAGCCTGGAAATTCCAGGGCGGTGACGTTGGTGGCGCGCAGCACAGCGCGGGTGGCGTCCACCGTCATGATGTCGTCGGACTCGGTGATATACACGCCCATCTCCATGAGCTTCATGCTGACGGCCCGCAGGTGGGCGGGGCGCACGCCGGTCAGGGTGATGTTGCTGCGGGTGGCGGCGGCGGCCAGCATGATGGTTCCGGCCTCGATGCGGTCAGGAATGATGGTGTACTCGCCGCCGCGCAGCGACCCGACGCCCTGCACCGTGATGAGGTTGGTGCCCGCCCCGCGAATGTCGGCCCCCAGCGAGTTGAGGAAATTGATCATGTCCACGACGTCGGTGTCGATGCTGGCGTTTTCCAGCGTCACCTGGCCGCTGCCCAGCGTGGCCGCCAGAATGGCATTCTGGGTCGCGCCCACCGTCAGCATCTCGAAGATGTACGAGCCGCCAAGCGGGCGGGGGCGCTGCGCCGTGAAGTTGCCGCCCTCCTCGTTCATGGCCACGCCCAGCGCCTGAAACGCCTTGACATGCTGGTCGACGGGGCGGTAGCCGAAGGCGCAGCCGCCGGGCATGCTGACGGTGGCTTCCCCGGCGCGGGCGATCAGGGACCCCATCACGATGAAGCTGGCGCGCATCTTGCTGACCAGAGCGTAGGGCGCGGTGGTATTGAGAATTTCCGGGGTGTGCAGGGTCACGCTGTTCGGCCCGACCCAGGCGTGCTGCGCGCCGAGGTGGCCCACGATGTCCAGAATGGTGTAGATGTCGGACAGACGCGGAATCCCGTGCAGGGTCACCGGCTCCCGGCTCAGCAGCGCCGCCACGATAATCGGCAGCGCGGCGTTCTTGCTGGGTTGAACCGCGAATTCGCCGCTGAGGGAGCGGCCACCGGTGATATGCAGGGGAGTGACTTGCAGCATGAAGTGTCCTTTTTAAACGGCCCGCAGAGGCCGGAGTTGAAGCGGAGGGAGGCGAGCAGAGCGGGGAAAAGAGGAAGGCAACACCCGGATCAGCGAGAAATCAGTTCGAAGCAATCCTTACCGGCACGTTTTCTCTGTTGCATCTTACACACCTTACTCACGGTGAGTCTAGTACTGATATGAAAAGTCTAGTACGGTTCGGCGTATCCGGGGCCAGACGTGACAGACAACCCCACCAGTCCACACGATCAGAAGGCTGTGAGACACCGGGTTTATACTGAGCGCCAGTGAAGCCGTCGCCCGACCTCCAGCCATCGCCCAGCACTCCGCCGCCGCCTGCGCCTCCGGCGGACAGCGGCGGGCCTCAGGAACGGGCACTCGTATTTCTCGGCAGGATCAGGGAAACGCTGGCCCGAACTTCAGCGCTGCCGGAGCTGTTTCACGACATTACGGCGGCCATTCAGCAGGTCTTCGGATATCCGCTGGTCAGCCTCCTGCTGATCGAGAACGGCCAGATCAAGCCGCAGGTCAGCTTCGGGTATGCGGGCGAGGGCCGCTACAGTACGGGGGGAATGACCTACCCACTCGACTTCGGGATTCTCGGCCGGGTGGCCCGCAGCGGCGAGGCGGCGCTGGTCAGCGACGTGGGCCAGGACCCGGACTATCAGGTGTACCGGCAAGGCGTCGTCAGTCAGCTCTGCTTGCCTCTGCACGACGACGGGCGGGTGGGAGGACTTCTCAATATTGAAACCACCGCCGTCATGCTGGACGAAGAAGACCTGCGTCTGATGCAGATTCTCTGCCAGCACCTCGACAGCGCCCTTGGGCGGGTCAGGCTGGACGCCGAAGCGGCTGCCACCCACGCGCGAGACCAGCAGCTCTACGCCGAGATCGCCCGGCAAGCCCGCGAACTGGCGCTGCTCCACCAGGTCCGCAATACCCTGAGCCGCGACGTGGCGATTGACGACATCATCAGGTCGGTCAATGCGGCCATCGTCCAGGCGTTCGGCTACACCCAGGTCAGCGTCTATTTGCTCGACAGGCCCTACGGCGGGCCGCCGTTCACCGAGCAGATCAGCAGGGCCGAGGCAGACACTGAAGCCTGCCTGGTCCTGCAACACCAGATCGGCTACCGAGAGGTGCTTGACCGGGTACCCACCTCGCAGGGCGTCATGGGCCGGGTCGTCCGCAGCGGCCAGGCCGAGCTGATCGCGGACGTGCAGCTGGAGAGCGCTTTCGTGGGAGCCATCGAGAACATCACCAGCGAGGTAACGGTGCCGCTGCGCGTCCAGGGCCAGGTGGTCGGCACGCTGAATGTGGAGAGTGTGGACGGCATGGGGCTGCTGGCGCGTGACCTGGAACTGATGACCGAGGTGGCCGCGCAACTGGGGCAGGCGCTGGAGCGTGCCCAGCTTCTCGAAACCGCCCGCCTGAGCGAGGCGCGCTACCGCCTGCTGGCCGAGAGCATGACCGATCTGGTGTGCCTGCACGCCCCGGACGGACAGGTGACCTACGTCAGTCCCTCGGTGACGGCGCTGCTGGGCTACGCACCGGCAGCGATGCTGGGGACGTTTCCGCGCGACCTCGTTCACCCGGACGACCGGGTCAAGCTGGAAAGTACCCTGCGGCGCTGGCAGCGGCCCGACCAGCAGGAGCGCTTCCGGCTGCGGCTGCGCCACCTTGGAGGCCAGTGGCTGTGGTTCGAGACCAGCAGCGCCCCGGTTCCCTCCGGCCAGGGCCACTGGCAATCCACGTCCCGCGACATCGGCGAGCGCTGGCTGATCGAGCAGCGCCTGGCCTTCGAGGCCCAGCACGATCCATTGACCGGTCTGGCCAACCGCAGCCTCTTCGAGCGCCGGTTGCAAGACTGCTTGGACCGGGCGCAGCGCCGGGGACCGTCCGCCTACGCCGTGCTCTTTCTCGACGTGGACCGCTTCAAGATCATCAACGACAGCCTGGGCCACCGGGTCGGCGATCAGCTTCTGATCGAGCTGGCCAGGCGACTGACCGCCAACGTGCCGACAGGAGCGCTGCTGGCCCGCATGGGCGGCGACGAATTCGCGGTGTTGCTGCGCGGCAGCGCCGCCGAGGCCGAGCAACTGGCCCGGCGACTGATCAAGGCGCTCAACACGCCGCTGGAGGTCGGCACCTATCAGTTGCAGCTGAGTATCAGTATCGGCATCGCGCTGGGGCACCCCGACTACGCCGAAACCGGTGACGTGCTGCGCGACGCCGACCTGGGCATGTACGAGAGTAAGCACCGCCAGAAGACGCGGGCGAGTTCGGCCTACCGGGTCTTTGACCGCAGCCTGCACGAGCGTGCCCTGCGGCGGCTGCACATCGAGTCCGAACTGCGACTGGCCCTGGAGAAGCGCCAGTTGCAACTCTTCTATCAGCCGGTGGTGCGGCTCTCAGACAGGAAGTTGCTGGGCTTCGAGGCGCTGGCCAGATGGTTTCACCCGGAGCTGGGCGAGATCAAGCCGGGCGAGTTTCTGAGCGTGGCCGAGGAGACCGGGCTGATCTGGCCGCTGGGCCAGTGGGTGCTGGAAACCGCCTGCACCCAGCTCAGCGAGTGGCAGCGCCTCCAGCCCGGCAGCGCCGTCAGCCTCAACGTCAACCTCTCGCCGCCGCAGTTTCAGCAGACCGATCTGGTCCGGCAGGTGCGTCGGGCCATCCACAAGAG
This portion of the Deinococcus rubellus genome encodes:
- a CDS encoding ATP-binding protein, whose translation is MANSVKPTVLVAASNSARAVALAGCLPQVDVVYCRDGETLLRESRQQVPDAVVLYTDLSAAVPLGELLSILRGREDLGTTHFLAVGTQGLGALLSAGADALMSDSTAPEALAHLIGTLLGRARQQRELQDKNAVLLKKLDNWEHEERVRDQLVHMLVHDLKNPIAAVLGLMEIVEEDERLPKDLIELVRLSREETQHLLHLSVNMLDVRKIQAGKMNLDFELMFSPMFREVLELAQGDVGAGLSDRKLNVEVAPNLSPARADPAILRRIFANLLSNAMKHTKAGGQIDVSVRQVNDDLQFSMSDDGEGIPADDIPNLFAAFEQSRLTLHGRFDTGMGLAFCKLAIEGHGGRIWVESVRGHGSTFTFLLPLARDEEDDDDFAELVS
- a CDS encoding M3 family metallopeptidase — its product is MTQTVSDPVTSGNPLLNLGFKIPFDQIKPEHAESAVDALIKKGRADLDVLAQAPERQFEGFLQELDILGQQLAAVQTVVGHLNAVVSSDAWRAANEAILPKVSTFFTELGLHPGLWAALKSFQKTEAAATLSPEWTRFLTLTVDEFRRGGADLDDAGKARLTEINVKLAELTNKFGKNVMDGIKAYELYVSTERLSGVPPRLIGATAADAEAHGHAGEHRLTLHGPVLGPVLTYADDRLLREELSRANNLVGIGEGCDNRELLPEILRLRRERAALLGFATFADLVTVDRMSGSAGAALSFERDLEARTRPFFERENQELLEFYRQQSGEAAPDLAPWDISYWAEKLRQERYDFDEEALRPYFPMAQVMAGLFEITHRVFGITVKEAQAPGWHPEVRYYDIQNEAGEHVASFYTDWFPRDSKRGGAWMNGLYTGGPREDGFAPHLGLMCGNLNPPSGETPSLLSVGEVETVFHEFGHLLHHALSRVLVQSLSGTRVAWDFVELPSQIMENWIWTPEGLALIARHYQTGETLPDDLYQKMLAARNFRAAATAMRQYSFGTVDLSLHAEYVETDGDVLAYARNVISRYSPVPPLPDNAFIAQFGHLFSSPVGYAGGYYSYKWAEVLDADAFSRFEDGGVFNRQTGREFVDRLLSRGGSVDAGQLYRDFMGRNPDPEALLRRSGLSAPR
- the tnpC gene encoding IS66 family transposase, with translation MTGTLREQELLEIIRQQAQRFERLEAENRALKAENARLKKRLEDLERKSRKYAAPHSRETRKADPKPPGRRAGEGLFTYKQAPTPEQITQVIEVSAPNTCAACGFSGKLLFKRQDKAWITELAAERAQQLTEYHVPVMVCPACGGTVRGVHPDLAADQYGATAHRCGPRLKASLQVLHHEIGLPQRRLPRVLQLTTGIRITQGAVTQDAQRLAEDAGPLAAHVQTLEADLRAAAFVHHDDTGWRISTSQAWVSTFRCAQTVLFTANHQHTNIELRKVLGDAFQGILVCDRFKVYDSKNLDQVRQQKCLAHLIRNADEVAAGEQQRPGRGHEYGLRLAQVFRDGIKLHRRYDEGWCTREEYRQQGESLTLRLEKVLMRAPLKTKANERLRLGILEQHLRERVLLFLSDPEIPPTNNAAERSLRTVVMARKVSQCSKNARGATTYMRIKSTVETARLRGQDPVGMLMSLRC
- the queA gene encoding tRNA preQ1(34) S-adenosylmethionine ribosyltransferase-isomerase QueA — protein: MGASESADAVLTRLNFELPEARIAQTGAEPRDSSKLMVVRESVQHRIFNELPGLLRPGDLLVFNQSRVIPARVMARKPVRGGQGGGMIEVLLLREEEANVWSAYLKPARRAGNELWLGEHRAEVVGVLDDGARLLRFEADIKLYLDGIGRLPLPPYIAAGDDDRVWRERYQTVYARDDGSVAAPTAGLHFTPELLSRLDERGIERASVTLHVGAGTFKPVQGSVADHVMHAERYSVTPETATAINRARADGRRVVAVGTTTVRTLESAWDGSVVQPGEGDTRIFITPGTPVNVPDLLITNLHLPGSTLMLLVAAFAGEAKIKAAYDAALAGEYRFYSLGDAMLLENQR
- a CDS encoding LabA-like NYN domain-containing protein, with translation MHYVVHKPRIGLFIDTQNLYHSARDLADRTVNFETLLNIAQKDRELIHAIAYTVEKDGESTSRPFIYKLSALGYKVRRMTLALHHVTDSGKAIWEGNWDMGMVADMVRLMDHLDIVVLGSGDGDFTDIVELLQERGKRVEVIAFREHTAQKLIDAADKFTHLPDVDEALMPARVPKPAPV